The Mycobacterium riyadhense sequence AACGTCGATCTCAGCGAAAGGCGCATGGGCGGCGGCGCCCGACACCGAATTTCTCAGGGCATTCCCGGTCCTGTTTGCCCAACCACCCAGGATTGCCCCCTAGTTTTAATCATCGTGAGAAGAAATTTGGCCTGGTCGCGCGGTTGGTCGCCATCCGTGGCAGAATGGGCCCGTGACCGCCGCCAAACCGAGCCTGGGTGTAGCGCTAGTAGCGCGGCGGCACATCGACCTCAAGCGTGTCTGCAGCTGTAGCTGTCTGCCTTGATGTCGTAGACCCAGCCCACCTGTACCTCCAGCTGGCCACCGGATCTGCGCCGCCCGGAGAATCGGTGTTTGCGCGGTCCAAGGCCGACGACGTTCGCGAAGGAGAACCGTCGAATGACCACGGCACGTCCCGCCAAGGCCCCCCGCAATGAGGGCCAGTGGGCGCTGGGCAATCGCGAGCCGCTCAACGCCAATGAAGAGATGAAGAAGGCCGGCAACCCGCTCGACGTCCGGGAACGCATAGAGAACATCTACGCCAAGGGCGGTTTCGACAGTATCGACAAGGTCGATCTGCGCGGGCGCTTCCGCTGGTGGGGGCTTTACACCCAGCGCGAGCAGGGCTACGACGGCTCGTGGACGGGCGACGAGAACATCGACAAGCTCGAGGCCAAATACTTCATGATGCGGGTGCGCTGCGACGGCGGCGCGATCTCGGCAGCGGCGTTGCGCACGCTGGGCCAGATCTCGACCGAGTTCGCCAGAGACACCGCTGACATCTCCGATCGGGAGAATCTGCAATACCACTGGATCGAGGTGGAGAACGTCCCCGAGATCTGGCGCCGGCTCGACGAAGTTGGCCTGCAGACCACCGAGGCATGCGGCGACTGCCCTCGTGTGGTGCTGGGTTCGCCACTGGCCGGTGAGTCGCTCGACGAGGTGCTCGATCCAACCTGGGCGATCGAGGAGATCGTGCGCCGCTACATCGGCAAGCCCGACTTCGCCGACCTGCCGCGCAAGTACAAGACCGCCATCTCGGGTCTGCAGGACGTCGCACACGAGATCAACGACGTCGCGTTTATCGGCGTCAACCACCCCGATCACGGGCCCGGCCTGGACCTGTGGGTCGGCGGCGGCCTGTCGACCAACCCGATGCTGGCCCAGCGCCTCGGCGCCTGGGTTCCGCTGGATGAAGTGCCCGAGGTGTGGGCGGCCGTGACCTCGATCTTCCGCGACTACGGCTATCGGCGGCTGCGGTCCAAGGCACGGTTGAAGTTCCTGGTCAAAGACTGGGGCGTCGCGAAGTTCCGCGAAGTCCTCGAAACCGAATACCTCAAACGTCCGCTGATTGACGGTCCAGCCCCCGAGCCGATCAAGCATCCGATCGACCACGTCGGCGTGCAGCGGCTCAAGAACGGGCGCAACGCGGTCGGCGCTGCCCCTATCGCCGGGCGGGTGTCCGGCACCATCCTGACGGCGGTGGCGGAGCTGGCCGAGCGGGCCGGTTCGGACCGGATCCGGTTCACCCCCTACCAAAAGCTGGTCATCCTCGACATTCCCGACGCCTTGCTCGACGAGACGATCGCCGGCCTGGAAAAGCTGGGTCTGCAAACACGTCCATCGCATTGGCGCCGGAACCTGATGGCGTGCAGCGGTATTGAGTTCTGCAAGCTGTCGTTTGCCGAAACCCGGGTCCGGGCGCAGTCTTTGGCGCCCGAGTTGGAGCGCCGGCTCGAGGACATCAACTCTGCGCTCGACGTGCCGATCACGGTCAATATCAACGGCTGCCCCAACTCGTGCGCGCGAATTCAGATCGCTGACATCGGGTTCAAGGGCCAGATGGTCGACGACGGGCATGGCGGCTCGGTAGAGGGCTTTCAGGTGCACTTGGGCGGTAGCCTCGGCCTGGATAGCGGATTCGGCCGCAAACTGCGCC is a genomic window containing:
- a CDS encoding Ms4527A family Cys-rich leader peptide → MTAAKPSLGVALVARRHIDLKRVCSCSCLP
- a CDS encoding nitrite/sulfite reductase; the encoded protein is MTTARPAKAPRNEGQWALGNREPLNANEEMKKAGNPLDVRERIENIYAKGGFDSIDKVDLRGRFRWWGLYTQREQGYDGSWTGDENIDKLEAKYFMMRVRCDGGAISAAALRTLGQISTEFARDTADISDRENLQYHWIEVENVPEIWRRLDEVGLQTTEACGDCPRVVLGSPLAGESLDEVLDPTWAIEEIVRRYIGKPDFADLPRKYKTAISGLQDVAHEINDVAFIGVNHPDHGPGLDLWVGGGLSTNPMLAQRLGAWVPLDEVPEVWAAVTSIFRDYGYRRLRSKARLKFLVKDWGVAKFREVLETEYLKRPLIDGPAPEPIKHPIDHVGVQRLKNGRNAVGAAPIAGRVSGTILTAVAELAERAGSDRIRFTPYQKLVILDIPDALLDETIAGLEKLGLQTRPSHWRRNLMACSGIEFCKLSFAETRVRAQSLAPELERRLEDINSALDVPITVNINGCPNSCARIQIADIGFKGQMVDDGHGGSVEGFQVHLGGSLGLDSGFGRKLRQHKVTSDELGDYIERVTRNFIKHRNDGERFAQWAIRADEDDLR